The following coding sequences are from one Geothrix sp. window:
- a CDS encoding sigma-54-dependent transcriptional regulator, translating into MATPLRVLVVDDDPGMRDGMAMSLKRSGFFAEQARGGEEALRMVRPGAFDAVITDLRMPGMDGLQLTARLKAVDPGLPVLLITAFGSLESAREAMRLGAFDFLSKPFSPEELTSALHKALKSEGHLKAEEASEAPVILTQDPALGETLALARRAADSRATILIQAESGTGKELLAKLIHGSSPRRNGAFVAINCAAIPENLLESELFGYEKGAFTGATSMKQGRFEQADGGTLVLDEVGELPLGLQGKLLRVLQERTVDRLGGNRPIAVDVRLIALTNRDLQAEVKAGRFREDLYYRLNVIPLDLPPLRDRPGDLSLLASHFAERYARENDRPVPELVPSFFGALARHPWAGNIRELENVIQRCVVLSQGRRLSQQDLRWLLPSDAFEGLPEDPPESPVIEPWTPPVAPAAVRRDVAAPAGAVVADPLKPLVGVPMGTPVVLPLGLSLPELERFWLLSTLSALKGNRTHCAEQLDIALRTVRNKINEYKADGYAIPASQRGRDDE; encoded by the coding sequence ATGGCGACTCCCCTTCGGGTGCTGGTGGTGGACGACGATCCCGGGATGCGGGATGGCATGGCCATGAGCCTCAAGCGCTCCGGCTTCTTTGCCGAGCAGGCCCGCGGTGGCGAGGAGGCCCTGCGCATGGTGCGGCCCGGCGCCTTCGACGCCGTGATCACGGACCTGCGCATGCCCGGCATGGACGGCCTGCAGCTCACGGCCCGGCTGAAGGCCGTGGATCCGGGCCTGCCCGTGCTGCTCATCACCGCCTTCGGCAGCCTGGAATCCGCCCGCGAGGCCATGCGCCTCGGCGCCTTCGACTTCCTCTCCAAGCCCTTCAGCCCCGAAGAACTCACCAGCGCCCTGCACAAGGCGCTGAAGTCCGAGGGCCACCTCAAGGCCGAGGAGGCCTCCGAGGCCCCCGTGATCCTCACGCAGGACCCGGCGCTGGGCGAGACCCTGGCCCTGGCCCGCCGCGCCGCCGACAGCCGCGCCACCATCCTCATCCAGGCCGAGAGCGGCACCGGCAAGGAGCTGCTGGCCAAGCTCATCCACGGCTCCAGCCCCCGCCGCAACGGCGCCTTCGTGGCCATCAACTGCGCCGCCATCCCCGAGAACCTGCTGGAATCCGAGCTGTTCGGCTACGAGAAGGGCGCCTTCACCGGTGCCACCAGCATGAAGCAGGGCCGCTTCGAGCAGGCCGACGGCGGCACCCTGGTGCTCGACGAGGTGGGTGAACTGCCCCTGGGCCTCCAGGGCAAGCTGCTGCGCGTCCTCCAGGAGCGCACCGTGGATCGCCTGGGCGGCAACCGGCCCATCGCGGTGGATGTGCGCCTCATCGCCCTCACCAACCGCGACCTCCAGGCTGAGGTGAAAGCCGGACGCTTCCGCGAGGATCTCTACTACCGGTTGAACGTCATCCCCCTGGACCTGCCGCCCCTGCGCGACCGGCCGGGCGACCTGAGCCTGCTGGCCTCGCACTTCGCCGAACGCTACGCCCGCGAGAACGACCGGCCCGTACCGGAGCTGGTGCCCAGCTTCTTCGGCGCGCTAGCCCGCCATCCCTGGGCCGGCAACATCCGCGAGCTGGAGAACGTCATCCAGCGCTGCGTGGTGCTGAGCCAGGGCCGCCGCCTCAGCCAGCAGGACCTGCGCTGGCTGCTGCCCAGTGATGCCTTCGAGGGACTGCCCGAGGATCCGCCGGAAAGCCCCGTGATCGAGCCCTGGACGCCCCCCGTGGCGCCCGCTGCCGTCCGCCGCGACGTGGCCGCCCCCGCCGGCGCCGTGGTGGCCGATCCCCTCAAGCCCCTTGTGGGCGTGCCCATGGGCACCCCCGTGGTGCTGCCCCTGGGCCTGAGCCTGCCCGAGCTCGAGCGCTTCTGGCTGCTCTCCACCCTCAGCGCCCTCAAGGGCAACCGCACCCACTGCGCCGAACAGCTCGACATCGCCCTGCGCACCGTGCGGAACAAGATCAACGAGTACAAGGCCGACGGCTACGCGATTCCTGCGAGTCAGCGCGGGCGCGACGACGAGTAG
- a CDS encoding S9 family peptidase has translation MLRALAPILSLALLAQPAPYQKAPKAIQAVLDAPGTPSLILSPKGDRFLLAEFDRHPSIKDLAQPMARLAGHRFNPRTRGPHAPPRLKALAMQRLDGPPKTIALPAGVSLGQPRWSPDGTRFALIGASARATELWIGEAATGKLHRIQGLQLNAILGSPLDWMPDGSLLCKALPAGQGLEPSAPEAPQGPRIQENEGKAAPAPTYQDLLQNAQDEARFEFLGQSQLVRVDPATGALRPLGKPGLYANVQPSPDGCLVLVSRLQRPFSFLVPSQQFPVREEVWDGSGALLHLVADQPLAEDIPLEGVRTGPRRLHWRPTEPATLAWVEAMDGGNPKQKAAFRDRILTQAAPFTAKPTELLQLQARLMGMEWGERGDLAVIREYDQDRRWTRTWLLNPARPAEARLAFDLSRNDRYRDPGAFQSRLLPNGHVALRQLAGSLLLVGQGATPEGDRPFLDRFDPATLKTERRFQSDPRRYEAMVALLPDGRFITRRESSTEAPNYVLHGTEAKALTAFADPLPELRKIQKQLVKYTRPDGVTLSFTMYLPPDYKAGERRPAVIWAYPLEFTDASTAGQVTGSANRFTTIGGMSHLFFLLSGYVVLDNATMPVVGDPKTVNDTFLDQVVASAKAAIDKADELGVIDPKRVGVGGHSYGAFMTANLLAHSSLFRAGIARSGAYNRTLTPFGFQSERRTLWEAPEMYLKVSPFMSANHFNAPILLIHGEADNNSGTFPIQSERLYAALKGHGQTARYVTLPLESHGYVARESIEHTLWEMLRWFDRHVKPAKDAPN, from the coding sequence ATGCTGCGTGCCCTCGCACCCATCCTCAGCCTTGCCCTGCTGGCGCAGCCCGCGCCCTACCAGAAGGCGCCCAAGGCCATCCAGGCCGTGCTGGACGCCCCGGGCACGCCCTCGCTGATCCTCAGCCCCAAGGGGGATCGCTTCCTCCTGGCGGAGTTCGACCGCCACCCCTCCATCAAGGATCTGGCGCAGCCCATGGCGCGGCTGGCCGGGCACCGGTTCAACCCGCGCACCCGCGGCCCCCACGCGCCGCCGCGCCTGAAGGCCCTGGCCATGCAGCGGCTCGACGGCCCCCCGAAAACCATTGCCCTGCCCGCGGGCGTGAGCCTCGGCCAGCCGCGCTGGTCCCCGGACGGCACACGCTTCGCGCTGATCGGCGCGTCGGCCCGGGCCACGGAGCTGTGGATCGGCGAGGCCGCCACCGGAAAGCTGCACCGGATCCAGGGACTGCAGCTGAACGCGATCCTGGGCAGCCCCCTCGACTGGATGCCGGACGGCAGCCTGCTCTGCAAGGCCCTGCCCGCGGGCCAGGGGCTGGAGCCCAGCGCTCCCGAGGCGCCCCAGGGCCCCCGCATCCAGGAAAACGAGGGCAAGGCCGCTCCCGCCCCCACCTACCAGGACCTGCTCCAGAACGCCCAGGACGAGGCCCGCTTCGAGTTCCTGGGGCAGTCCCAGCTGGTGCGCGTCGATCCCGCCACGGGCGCCCTCAGGCCCCTCGGCAAGCCCGGCCTCTACGCCAATGTGCAGCCCTCTCCGGACGGCTGCCTCGTCCTGGTGTCCCGGCTGCAGCGGCCCTTCTCCTTCCTGGTGCCCAGCCAGCAGTTTCCTGTGCGGGAAGAGGTCTGGGATGGCTCCGGGGCCCTCCTGCATCTCGTGGCGGATCAGCCCCTGGCCGAGGACATCCCCCTCGAGGGCGTGCGCACCGGCCCCCGCCGCCTGCACTGGCGGCCCACGGAGCCCGCCACCCTGGCCTGGGTGGAGGCCATGGACGGGGGCAACCCCAAGCAGAAGGCCGCCTTCCGCGACCGCATCCTGACCCAGGCCGCGCCCTTCACCGCCAAGCCCACGGAGCTGCTCCAGCTGCAGGCCCGCCTGATGGGCATGGAGTGGGGCGAGCGCGGGGACCTGGCCGTCATCCGCGAGTACGACCAGGACCGCCGCTGGACCCGCACCTGGCTGCTCAATCCAGCGCGTCCCGCCGAGGCCCGTCTTGCCTTTGACCTCAGCCGAAACGACCGCTACCGCGACCCCGGCGCCTTCCAGTCGCGGCTCCTGCCCAACGGCCACGTGGCCCTGCGCCAGCTGGCCGGGTCACTGCTCCTGGTGGGCCAGGGCGCCACGCCCGAAGGTGATCGTCCGTTCTTGGACCGCTTCGATCCCGCCACGCTCAAGACCGAGCGCCGCTTCCAATCCGATCCCAGGCGCTATGAAGCCATGGTGGCGCTGCTGCCGGATGGCCGGTTCATCACGCGGCGCGAGAGCTCCACCGAAGCACCGAACTACGTGCTGCACGGCACGGAGGCCAAGGCCCTCACGGCCTTCGCCGACCCGCTGCCCGAGCTGCGCAAGATCCAGAAGCAGCTGGTGAAGTACACCCGTCCCGACGGCGTGACGCTCAGCTTCACGATGTACCTGCCGCCCGACTACAAGGCCGGAGAGCGGCGCCCCGCGGTGATCTGGGCCTACCCGCTGGAGTTCACCGATGCCTCCACGGCTGGTCAGGTCACGGGCTCGGCGAACCGGTTCACCACCATCGGCGGCATGTCCCACCTGTTCTTCCTGCTGTCGGGCTACGTGGTGCTCGACAATGCGACGATGCCCGTGGTGGGTGACCCCAAGACCGTGAACGACACCTTCCTGGATCAAGTGGTCGCCAGCGCCAAGGCCGCCATCGACAAGGCCGACGAGCTGGGCGTCATCGATCCCAAACGCGTGGGCGTGGGCGGCCACAGCTACGGCGCCTTCATGACGGCGAACCTGCTGGCGCACTCCAGCCTGTTCAGGGCCGGCATCGCCCGCAGCGGCGCCTACAACCGGACGCTCACGCCCTTCGGCTTCCAGAGCGAGCGGCGCACCTTATGGGAGGCGCCGGAGATGTACCTGAAGGTGTCGCCCTTCATGTCCGCCAACCACTTCAACGCGCCAATCCTGCTCATCCATGGCGAGGCCGACAACAACTCCGGCACCTTCCCCATCCAGAGCGAGCGCCTCTACGCGGCCCTCAAGGGCCACGGCCAGACCGCGCGCTACGTCACCCTGCCGCTGGAATCCCACGGCTACGTCGCCCGCGAATCCATCGAGCACACCCTCTGGGAGATGCTCCGCTGGTTCGACAGGCACGTGAAACCGGCGAAGGATGCACCGAACTGA
- a CDS encoding 30S ribosomal protein S1, whose product MSKLEAIIKGLGSKQMGRITVLDSGYVEDGSEEGQEFMAALQGETRGLREEEVVRGVVVEIRGKDVIVDIGYKGSGTVNLDEFNNPDGTQGVQVGEVVEVLLEMLEDANGNVRLSRERAEKMKIWDEVEKAFRSNMTVHGTVLEKVKGGLAVDIGIRAFLPGSQVDMKPVRNLDPYLGKSFDMKVIKVNRRRGNIVLSRKLFLETINASLKEETLAGLEEGKLVEGAIKNITEYGAFVDLGGVDGLLHITDMSWGRLNHPSEMFQVGDKVEVAVLKYDKETERVSLGYKQKFPDPWLSVEERYPIQATVKGKVVSITDYGAFVELEPGIEGLVHVSEMSWTKKVKSAKGMVNLGDQVEAIILQVDSENRRISLGMKQITPNPWMAIAEKYQPGMIVTGTVRNITEFGAFIELEEGIDGLIHVSDFSWTKKIKHPGEIVKKGDEVTAKVLNLDPLAQRMSLGVKQMEPNVWEIFFENHSVGTVITGKIARLTDFGAFVDLGDGIEGLVHVSELSRKRVEDIQKEFAAGQELTMKIVKLDPTERRIGLSVKQLEQDMERGDLEAAKARQPEFKKATLADAFNRAERE is encoded by the coding sequence ATGTCCAAGTTAGAAGCAATCATCAAGGGCCTAGGCTCCAAGCAGATGGGCCGCATCACCGTGCTGGACTCGGGATACGTCGAGGACGGCAGCGAGGAGGGCCAGGAGTTCATGGCCGCCCTGCAGGGTGAAACCCGTGGCCTCCGCGAAGAAGAGGTCGTGCGTGGCGTCGTCGTGGAGATCCGCGGCAAGGACGTCATCGTCGACATCGGCTACAAGGGGTCGGGCACCGTCAACCTCGACGAGTTCAACAATCCCGACGGCACGCAGGGCGTGCAGGTGGGCGAGGTCGTCGAAGTGCTGCTCGAGATGCTCGAGGACGCCAACGGCAACGTGCGCCTCAGCCGCGAGCGCGCCGAGAAGATGAAGATCTGGGACGAGGTCGAGAAGGCCTTCCGTTCCAACATGACCGTGCACGGCACCGTGCTCGAGAAGGTCAAGGGCGGCCTGGCGGTCGACATCGGCATCCGCGCCTTCCTGCCCGGCAGCCAGGTGGACATGAAGCCCGTCCGCAACCTGGATCCCTACCTCGGCAAGTCCTTCGACATGAAGGTCATCAAGGTCAACCGCCGCCGCGGCAACATCGTGCTGTCCCGCAAGCTGTTCCTCGAGACCATCAACGCGAGCCTGAAGGAAGAGACCCTCGCGGGCCTCGAAGAAGGCAAGCTGGTCGAGGGCGCCATCAAGAACATCACCGAGTACGGCGCCTTCGTCGACCTCGGCGGCGTGGACGGCCTGCTGCACATCACCGACATGTCCTGGGGCCGGCTCAACCACCCCAGCGAGATGTTCCAGGTGGGCGACAAGGTCGAAGTGGCCGTGCTCAAGTACGACAAGGAGACCGAGCGCGTCAGCCTCGGCTACAAGCAGAAGTTCCCGGATCCCTGGCTCTCCGTCGAGGAGCGCTACCCCATCCAGGCCACCGTCAAGGGCAAGGTCGTGTCGATCACTGACTACGGCGCATTCGTCGAGCTCGAGCCCGGCATCGAAGGCCTGGTGCATGTCTCCGAGATGAGCTGGACCAAGAAGGTCAAGTCCGCCAAGGGCATGGTCAACCTGGGCGACCAGGTCGAAGCCATCATCCTGCAGGTGGACAGCGAGAACCGCCGCATCAGCCTCGGCATGAAGCAGATCACCCCGAACCCCTGGATGGCCATCGCCGAGAAGTACCAGCCCGGCATGATCGTCACGGGCACCGTGCGCAACATCACGGAGTTCGGCGCCTTCATCGAGCTGGAAGAGGGCATCGACGGCCTGATCCACGTGTCCGACTTCAGCTGGACCAAGAAGATCAAGCACCCCGGCGAGATCGTGAAGAAGGGCGACGAAGTCACCGCCAAGGTCCTCAACCTGGATCCCCTGGCCCAGCGCATGAGCCTCGGCGTGAAGCAGATGGAGCCCAACGTCTGGGAGATCTTCTTCGAGAACCACAGCGTGGGCACCGTCATCACCGGCAAGATCGCCCGCCTGACCGACTTCGGCGCCTTCGTCGACCTCGGCGACGGCATCGAGGGTCTGGTGCACGTCTCCGAGCTGAGCCGCAAGCGGGTGGAGGACATCCAGAAGGAGTTCGCCGCCGGCCAGGAGCTCACCATGAAGATCGTGAAGCTCGATCCCACCGAGCGCCGCATCGGCCTCTCCGTCAAGCAGCTGGAGCAGGACATGGAGCGTGGCGATCTGGAAGCTGCCAAGGCCCGCCAGCCGGAATTCAAAAAGGCGACGCTGGCCGACGCCTTCAACCGGGCCGAGCGCGAGTAG
- the trhA gene encoding PAQR family membrane homeostasis protein TrhA — translation MSRTASLPGSTSQTRGEELANSLTHGLGAALSIAGLVLMVVTAAIHGTARDVVGASIFGSSLILLYLMSTLYHAFRGPRVKLVFKVFDHSAIFILIAGTYTPFCLSALGRTRPGWGWTLFGLVWGLAVVGIVFKAVFYARLARQIFRPPAVDHLHAVPGDTDMDPAFAKRMGWISTCIYLLMGWLIVIAAVPLGKSLSTHGLYWLFSGGFFYSAGAAIYSLERLRFHHALWHLFVVAGSACHVFAVLFHVFPGK, via the coding sequence ATGTCCCGCACGGCTTCTCTCCCCGGATCCACCTCCCAGACGCGCGGCGAGGAGCTGGCCAACAGCCTGACCCACGGCCTGGGCGCGGCGCTGTCCATCGCCGGGCTTGTGCTGATGGTGGTCACCGCGGCCATCCACGGCACCGCCCGGGACGTGGTGGGGGCGTCGATCTTCGGCTCCAGCCTGATCCTGCTCTACCTCATGTCCACGCTGTACCACGCCTTCCGCGGACCGCGGGTGAAGCTGGTCTTCAAGGTCTTCGACCACTCGGCCATCTTCATCCTCATCGCCGGGACCTACACGCCCTTCTGCCTGTCCGCCCTGGGTCGGACGCGACCCGGCTGGGGCTGGACCCTCTTCGGCCTGGTCTGGGGCCTGGCGGTGGTGGGCATCGTGTTCAAGGCCGTGTTCTACGCGCGCCTGGCCAGGCAAATCTTCCGGCCGCCCGCGGTGGACCACCTCCACGCCGTGCCCGGCGATACGGACATGGATCCGGCCTTCGCCAAGCGCATGGGCTGGATCTCCACCTGCATCTACCTTCTGATGGGCTGGCTCATCGTCATCGCCGCCGTGCCCCTGGGGAAATCCCTGTCGACCCACGGCCTCTACTGGCTCTTCAGCGGCGGCTTCTTCTACAGCGCGGGCGCCGCCATCTACAGCCTGGAGCGGCTGCGCTTCCACCACGCCCTCTGGCACCTCTTCGTGGTGGCCGGCAGCGCCTGCCACGTGTTCGCCGTGCTCTTCCACGTGTTCCCGGGGAAGTAG
- the ggt gene encoding gamma-glutamyltransferase has protein sequence MRVPLYLALFLTLAAPAQTLRGVVVSQERLASEAGAQVLREGGTAVDATVATAFALAVVHPAAGNLGGGGFLLSRPTSGQALFLDFRETAPAAAHPRMWLKEDGTYDEARHHESLAAVGVPGTVAGLRTAWKRAGRLPWARLLRPAIRLARGGFVLSENQAASLEKQLPEFRKHPPTLAQFSRGGEPLKAGDRLVQRDLARTLERLAKDWTDFYRGATTRLILRDMQAGGGLLRAADLRAYRPRWREPLRGSYRGVEVLAAPPPSSGGQVLIEALNVLEGYDLKAAGAASATTVHLASEALRRAFADRAQFLGDPGFNGDLPLVRLLSKEHAASLRATIRPDHASASAPDRFTWPADRPDTTHLSVLDRKGNAVSLTYTLEDSYGLKRIVPGAGFLLNNELGDFNAGPGLTDATGLIGTAPNLAQPGKRPLSSMCPVILVQGGKVLLVSGSPGGRTIPSTVLNTVLNAVDFGMEARSTVDAPRFHHQWLPDRIQVEADLPAATQAALKAMGYALKDVKKQGCAQVILVRDGQVEGAADIRRWPDSAAVVE, from the coding sequence ATGCGCGTTCCTCTGTATCTGGCCCTGTTCCTCACGCTGGCGGCCCCGGCGCAGACCCTGCGGGGCGTGGTCGTGAGCCAGGAGCGGCTGGCCTCGGAGGCCGGCGCCCAGGTGCTGCGGGAGGGCGGCACGGCCGTGGACGCGACCGTGGCCACGGCCTTCGCGCTGGCCGTGGTGCATCCCGCCGCGGGCAACCTCGGTGGGGGCGGCTTCCTCCTGTCGCGGCCTACCTCGGGTCAGGCCCTCTTCCTCGATTTCCGGGAGACGGCCCCGGCCGCCGCCCATCCGCGCATGTGGCTGAAGGAGGACGGCACCTACGACGAGGCGCGACACCATGAAAGCCTGGCCGCGGTGGGCGTGCCGGGCACGGTGGCCGGGCTGCGCACGGCCTGGAAACGGGCGGGCCGCCTGCCCTGGGCGCGCCTGCTGCGGCCCGCCATCCGGCTCGCCCGCGGGGGCTTCGTCCTCTCGGAGAATCAGGCGGCAAGCCTGGAGAAGCAGCTGCCCGAGTTCCGGAAGCACCCGCCCACCCTGGCCCAGTTCAGCCGCGGTGGCGAGCCGCTGAAGGCCGGGGACCGGCTGGTGCAGCGCGACCTGGCCCGCACCCTGGAACGCCTGGCGAAGGACTGGACGGACTTCTACCGCGGCGCCACCACCCGCCTCATCCTGCGTGACATGCAGGCCGGAGGGGGCCTGCTCAGGGCCGCGGATCTGCGCGCCTACCGGCCGCGCTGGCGTGAGCCTCTGCGCGGCAGCTACCGCGGCGTGGAGGTGCTGGCCGCGCCGCCCCCCAGCTCCGGCGGCCAGGTGCTCATCGAGGCCCTGAACGTGCTCGAGGGCTACGACCTGAAGGCCGCAGGGGCCGCCTCGGCCACGACCGTCCACCTGGCCTCGGAGGCGCTCCGCCGGGCCTTCGCGGACCGGGCGCAGTTCCTGGGTGATCCCGGCTTCAACGGGGACCTGCCGCTGGTCCGCCTGCTCTCGAAGGAACACGCGGCGTCCCTGCGGGCGACCATCCGCCCGGACCACGCTTCCGCCTCCGCGCCGGACCGCTTCACCTGGCCCGCGGATCGCCCCGACACCACCCATCTCTCGGTGCTGGACCGCAAGGGGAACGCCGTGAGCCTCACCTACACCTTGGAGGACAGCTACGGGCTCAAGCGCATCGTGCCCGGCGCGGGTTTCCTGCTGAACAACGAGCTGGGCGACTTCAACGCGGGGCCCGGCCTGACCGATGCCACGGGCCTCATCGGCACGGCGCCGAACCTGGCCCAGCCGGGCAAGCGCCCCCTGTCGAGCATGTGCCCCGTCATCCTCGTGCAGGGCGGAAAGGTGCTGCTGGTCAGCGGCAGCCCCGGTGGGCGCACCATTCCCAGCACGGTGCTGAACACGGTGCTCAACGCGGTGGACTTCGGCATGGAGGCGCGCTCCACCGTGGACGCCCCCCGCTTCCACCACCAGTGGCTGCCGGACCGCATCCAGGTGGAGGCGGACCTGCCCGCCGCCACCCAGGCCGCGCTGAAGGCCATGGGCTACGCGCTCAAGGACGTGAAGAAGCAGGGCTGCGCCCAGGTGATCCTGGTGCGCGATGGCCAGGTCGAAGGCGCCGCCGACATCCGGCGGTGGCCAGACAGCGCGGCGGTCGTGGAGTGA
- a CDS encoding NRDE family protein, which translates to MCVIAFHWRPEGPLPLLVAGNRDEFYARPTAPMAWWEGRRILAGRDLQAGGTWLGVGPGGRFAALTNHRDPSKTRPDRATRGLLPVWFLEVGHTAGAFLEELRPVAGRYNPFNLLVYDGRDLLGFESRQDRVVSFTPGIHAISNGDFDEPWPKVERLKAGLLDGEGDDEALLTLLQEAEPFPDERLPSTGVALEWERALSPAFIRTPTYGTRASTLLRLGREAVSVLEQRFSPEGPEGRSEFRFQRT; encoded by the coding sequence ATGTGCGTCATTGCCTTCCACTGGCGGCCCGAGGGCCCGCTGCCCCTGCTCGTGGCGGGAAACCGGGACGAGTTCTATGCGCGTCCCACGGCACCCATGGCCTGGTGGGAGGGTAGGCGCATCCTGGCGGGTCGGGATCTCCAGGCCGGTGGGACCTGGCTGGGGGTGGGTCCCGGGGGCCGCTTCGCGGCCCTCACCAACCACCGGGACCCCTCGAAGACCCGGCCGGATCGCGCCACCCGGGGCCTGCTGCCGGTGTGGTTCCTGGAGGTGGGCCACACCGCCGGAGCCTTCCTGGAGGAGCTCCGCCCGGTGGCAGGCCGCTACAACCCCTTCAACCTGCTGGTCTACGACGGCCGTGACTTGCTCGGCTTCGAGAGCCGCCAGGACCGGGTGGTCTCCTTCACGCCCGGAATCCACGCCATTTCCAATGGGGACTTCGACGAGCCCTGGCCCAAGGTCGAGCGCCTCAAGGCGGGACTGCTCGACGGTGAAGGGGATGACGAGGCGCTCCTGACCCTGCTGCAGGAGGCCGAGCCCTTCCCGGACGAGCGCCTGCCCAGCACCGGCGTGGCGCTGGAATGGGAGCGGGCCCTCTCGCCGGCCTTCATCCGGACGCCCACCTACGGCACCCGCGCCTCGACGCTCCTGCGCCTGGGCCGGGAGGCGGTGTCCGTGCTCGAACAGCGGTTCTCGCCCGAGGGCCCCGAAGGGCGCTCCGAGTTCCGGTTCCAACGGACCTAG
- a CDS encoding helix-turn-helix domain-containing protein, which translates to MVPLALLPGFAQWGAHLEELIARPEALWIHGPVGSGVSTLAAELAARRGVPMHEAGTATAAAEWLAGEPRGVVAARSVPDHLPCLELRLPGLDEHPEAIPALLAALAAEEGLEGDLPASLGALPCPGNLRELRNRLLRWKLLGQSPASEPAGPPRFEAEDLATNLHALERYLLHQALRRAYGNRVEAARRLGVSRRQLYLLIRRHGDPVRGEEGSGDLPRRILKRRPAQNSSPDPGTR; encoded by the coding sequence GTGGTTCCGCTGGCCCTCCTCCCGGGCTTCGCCCAGTGGGGCGCCCACCTGGAGGAGCTGATCGCCCGTCCCGAGGCCCTGTGGATCCACGGCCCCGTGGGCTCCGGCGTCTCCACGCTGGCGGCGGAGCTGGCCGCGCGCCGGGGCGTACCGATGCACGAGGCTGGCACCGCGACGGCGGCCGCCGAGTGGCTGGCGGGCGAGCCGCGGGGCGTGGTGGCGGCCCGCTCGGTCCCGGACCACCTGCCCTGCCTGGAGCTGCGCCTGCCTGGCCTGGACGAACATCCCGAGGCGATCCCGGCTCTGCTGGCGGCACTGGCCGCGGAGGAGGGCCTCGAAGGGGACCTTCCCGCCAGCCTGGGCGCCCTGCCCTGTCCCGGGAACCTGCGGGAGCTGCGGAACCGCCTGCTGCGCTGGAAGCTGCTGGGCCAGTCGCCCGCCTCCGAACCGGCCGGCCCGCCCCGCTTCGAGGCCGAGGACCTGGCGACCAACCTGCACGCGCTGGAGCGGTACCTGCTGCACCAGGCCCTGCGCCGGGCCTACGGCAACCGGGTGGAGGCCGCCCGGCGCCTGGGCGTGAGCCGCCGCCAGCTCTACCTGCTCATCCGCCGCCACGGGGACCCCGTGCGCGGGGAGGAGGGGAGCGGCGACCTGCCCCGCCGGATCCTGAAACGCCGCCCGGCACAAAACTCCAGTCCGGACCCCGGGACCCGATAA
- a CDS encoding bacteriohemerythrin has protein sequence MAYMDWRATLEVGHAKIDAEHRSLVDTLNNLHMAMKQGKGKDEIEKTLLFLKDYTVAHFAGEERLMIAHRYPETQRHCAVHADLVKEVGTLIANYQSGKILLTSSVFSFLEDWLTKHIQGEDKALGAFLKAKGIAA, from the coding sequence ATGGCCTACATGGACTGGCGCGCGACCCTGGAAGTGGGCCACGCGAAGATCGACGCGGAACACCGGTCCCTGGTGGACACCCTGAACAACCTGCACATGGCCATGAAACAGGGCAAGGGCAAGGACGAGATCGAGAAGACCCTGCTCTTCCTGAAGGACTACACCGTGGCGCACTTCGCGGGCGAGGAGCGCCTGATGATTGCGCACCGCTACCCCGAGACCCAGCGGCACTGCGCCGTCCACGCCGACCTGGTGAAGGAGGTCGGGACGCTCATCGCGAACTACCAGAGCGGGAAGATCCTGCTGACCTCCTCGGTCTTCAGCTTCCTCGAGGACTGGCTCACGAAGCACATCCAGGGCGAGGACAAGGCCCTGGGCGCCTTCCTCAAAGCGAAGGGCATCGCCGCCTAG